A single genomic interval of uncultured Sphaerochaeta sp. harbors:
- a CDS encoding efflux RND transporter periplasmic adaptor subunit, whose product MRKAQRTLIFSLISLTIVASLLSCSKADQEQEVNEPLEAVSAATDYTQVVSSSVAIEERALRDRVIGSGTVQGQREVSIKSRLSGEIQEISVDLGSTLKGGDTLLTIDDTIAKLTLSQLESQYENAVKQQAVNEKLFASGAISLSQLNQGKSSLDGLSAQLEQAKNNVANSRITTPISGSVAEITKLVEGDLLQAGSQIARIVDLDHLRVTLAIGQAQLFLIKEGAPAEITIRTPTETIVAEGRVSAISASSDSRTGSWVVYVDFENPRPDMLKAGITADVTIFNTEAPLYTVVPNGAMVNRNGRQYIFVVDGSNASLQEVTVVDQFGDLTAIESKDASVSLIGERVLVSSLSRLIDGSAISTSLE is encoded by the coding sequence ATGCGCAAGGCACAGAGAACACTGATATTTTCCCTGATCTCTCTTACTATTGTAGCGAGCTTGCTCTCTTGCAGCAAAGCAGATCAAGAACAAGAAGTGAATGAACCATTGGAAGCAGTGAGTGCTGCCACCGATTATACCCAGGTTGTCTCTTCCTCTGTTGCAATCGAAGAGCGAGCACTGCGGGATCGTGTAATTGGCAGTGGTACGGTACAGGGCCAGAGGGAAGTGAGTATCAAATCTCGGCTGAGTGGAGAAATCCAAGAGATATCAGTTGACTTGGGAAGTACCCTGAAAGGGGGAGACACCCTGCTTACCATTGATGACACCATTGCCAAACTTACCCTCAGCCAGTTGGAATCGCAATACGAGAATGCAGTGAAGCAACAGGCTGTGAATGAGAAACTGTTTGCCAGCGGGGCAATCTCCCTCTCCCAACTCAACCAAGGGAAATCCAGTTTGGATGGGCTTTCAGCCCAACTTGAACAGGCAAAGAATAATGTAGCCAACTCCAGGATAACGACACCAATATCCGGAAGTGTTGCTGAGATAACCAAGCTGGTGGAAGGGGACCTGTTGCAAGCTGGTTCCCAGATTGCCCGAATCGTGGATCTCGATCATCTGAGGGTTACGCTCGCTATTGGTCAAGCTCAGCTTTTTCTTATCAAGGAAGGAGCACCGGCAGAGATCACCATACGCACCCCAACCGAAACCATTGTTGCTGAGGGCAGGGTAAGCGCCATCAGTGCTTCATCTGACAGCAGAACCGGTAGCTGGGTGGTCTATGTGGATTTTGAGAATCCAAGACCAGATATGTTGAAAGCAGGAATTACCGCGGATGTAACCATCTTCAACACCGAGGCTCCCTTGTATACGGTGGTTCCCAACGGTGCAATGGTGAATCGGAATGGTAGGCAGTACATCTTTGTGGTTGACGGTTCCAATGCCAGTCTGCAGGAAGTGACCGTAGTTGACCAGTTTGGTGACCTTACCGCCATTGAAAGCAAGGATGCCTCTGTTTCCTTGATAGGGGAGCGAGTGCTTGTCAGCAGCCTCTCACGTTTGATCGACGGTAGTGCCATCAGCACTTCGTTGGAGTAG